From a single Sinorhizobium sp. RAC02 genomic region:
- the rnd gene encoding ribonuclease D — protein sequence MIETTAALTEACETLARSEYLTIDTEFLRETTFWPELCLVQLAGPELEVIVDPLAKGLDLAPFFELMANTAVLKVFHAARQDIEIIFNRGNLIPHPIFDTQVAAMVCGFGDSVSYDQLVQKIKGVHIDKSSRFTDWSRRPLTDKQLEYALADVTHLRDVYLTLKEKLEEAGRSLWLTEEMAVLESRETYDLHPDDAWKRLKMRVKKPIELAVLQKVAAWREREARARNVPRSRILKDDTIYEIAQQQPVDAEALARLRTIPKGWERSQSGGALLEAIGEALAIPKTDLPRLPRQNHVPEGAAAASEMLKVLLKIVSEREGVAAKIIANTDDLEKIAAEGEAADVAALHGWRRELFGDTALNLIGGKVALRFVDKKIEAVEL from the coding sequence ATCATCGAGACCACCGCAGCCCTAACCGAAGCCTGTGAGACACTCGCCCGTTCCGAGTATCTGACGATCGACACGGAATTCCTGCGGGAGACGACCTTCTGGCCGGAACTCTGCCTGGTTCAGCTGGCCGGCCCCGAGCTTGAGGTCATCGTCGATCCGCTCGCCAAGGGCCTGGACCTAGCACCGTTCTTCGAGCTGATGGCCAACACGGCGGTGCTGAAGGTCTTCCATGCCGCGCGGCAGGATATCGAAATCATCTTCAACCGCGGCAATCTCATTCCGCACCCGATCTTCGACACCCAGGTCGCGGCCATGGTCTGCGGCTTCGGCGACAGCGTCTCCTATGACCAGCTCGTGCAGAAGATCAAGGGCGTGCATATCGACAAGTCCTCGCGCTTCACCGACTGGAGCCGCCGGCCGCTGACCGACAAGCAGCTCGAATATGCGCTGGCCGACGTGACGCATCTGCGGGACGTCTACCTGACCCTCAAGGAAAAGCTGGAAGAGGCCGGCCGCTCGTTGTGGCTGACCGAGGAAATGGCGGTTCTTGAATCGCGCGAAACCTACGACCTGCATCCGGACGATGCCTGGAAGCGGCTCAAGATGCGCGTCAAGAAGCCAATCGAGCTTGCCGTGTTGCAGAAGGTCGCCGCCTGGCGCGAACGCGAAGCACGCGCCCGCAACGTGCCGCGCTCGCGCATCCTGAAGGACGACACGATCTACGAAATCGCCCAGCAGCAGCCGGTCGATGCCGAGGCACTCGCCCGCCTGCGCACCATTCCGAAGGGGTGGGAACGCTCGCAGTCTGGCGGCGCGCTCCTGGAAGCGATCGGCGAGGCGCTGGCCATCCCGAAGACCGACCTGCCGCGCCTGCCGCGCCAGAACCATGTACCGGAGGGTGCCGCCGCCGCCAGCGAAATGCTGAAGGTGCTGTTGAAGATCGTCTCCGAGCGCGAGGGCGTCGCCGCAAAGATCATCGCCAACACCGACGATCTCGAAAAGATCGCCGCCGAGGGCGAGGCCGCCGACGTCGCGGCGCTGCATGGCTGGCGCCGGGAGCTTTTCGGCGATACCGCCCTCAACCTGATCGGCGGCAAGGTGGCGCTGCGCTTCGTCGACAAGAAGATCGAAGCGGTGGAACTGTAA
- a CDS encoding multicopper oxidase family protein, whose translation MLTRRTLMKGALVAGAYAGGIGLAGRFAGLASAQAATSLVSRRGEAMITDKGPTKGVMTYGDGEMPPVLRMQRGAAFSLRLDNRLDEPTTIHWHGLRIENRMDGVPFLTQPYVYGGDSFDYAFTPPDAGTFWYHPHCNTLEQIGRGLTGVIIVEDPADPVFDAEIVLNLRDWRLGGDGQFIAQFKPRDAARAGTFGTVRTANWRQSPQYDAPAGGLVRLRLAATDVTRILALSVEGAEAQVVAFDGNPVAERFVLDHLMIGPGQRLDLALRMPDTEGAIAELKDLRGTKPATLATFRAVGASLKRTIGDLPTLAANPLSEPDLSTATEIPFILSASAEERPKDGICGSLGYNFWAINKVPWADDTGDPTAPLAEMKVGKTYIFNVENPTPQVHPLHLHGLAFRPLTSNKQPIRPHFSDTYLILPDEKVQLALVADNPGDWVFHCHIIEHQKTGMTSYVRVT comes from the coding sequence ATGCTGACACGCCGCACGCTGATGAAGGGCGCACTCGTCGCCGGGGCCTATGCGGGCGGCATCGGTCTTGCGGGGCGCTTTGCCGGGCTGGCGAGCGCGCAGGCGGCGACGTCGCTAGTGTCACGCAGGGGCGAAGCGATGATCACCGACAAGGGGCCGACGAAGGGCGTCATGACCTATGGCGACGGCGAGATGCCGCCGGTGCTGCGCATGCAGCGCGGCGCGGCCTTTTCGCTCCGGCTCGACAACCGGCTCGACGAGCCGACGACCATTCACTGGCACGGCCTGCGCATCGAGAACAGAATGGACGGCGTGCCGTTCCTGACGCAGCCCTATGTCTATGGTGGCGACAGCTTCGACTATGCCTTCACGCCCCCCGATGCCGGCACCTTCTGGTATCACCCCCATTGCAACACGCTGGAGCAGATCGGCCGCGGGCTGACCGGCGTGATCATCGTGGAAGATCCGGCGGATCCAGTCTTCGACGCCGAAATCGTGCTCAACCTGCGCGACTGGCGCCTCGGCGGCGACGGTCAGTTCATCGCGCAGTTCAAGCCGCGCGATGCCGCGCGTGCCGGCACATTCGGCACCGTGCGCACAGCCAACTGGCGACAGTCGCCACAATATGACGCGCCGGCCGGCGGGCTCGTGCGCCTGCGGCTTGCTGCGACGGACGTCACGCGCATCCTTGCGCTTTCGGTCGAGGGCGCCGAAGCGCAGGTGGTCGCGTTCGATGGTAATCCAGTGGCGGAACGGTTTGTGCTCGACCACCTGATGATCGGCCCCGGCCAGCGTCTCGACCTCGCCCTGCGCATGCCAGACACGGAAGGCGCCATCGCCGAATTGAAGGACCTGCGCGGCACCAAGCCCGCCACACTCGCAACGTTCCGCGCGGTCGGCGCCTCGCTGAAGCGCACCATCGGCGACCTGCCGACACTTGCCGCCAATCCCCTGTCCGAGCCCGACCTGTCGACGGCAACAGAAATCCCCTTCATCCTCAGCGCCTCGGCGGAGGAGCGGCCGAAGGACGGTATCTGCGGTTCGCTCGGTTACAATTTCTGGGCCATCAACAAGGTGCCGTGGGCGGACGATACGGGCGACCCGACCGCACCGCTCGCCGAGATGAAGGTGGGTAAGACCTATATCTTCAATGTCGAGAACCCGACGCCGCAGGTGCATCCGCTCCACCTGCATGGCCTGGCCTTCCGGCCGCTCACGTCGAACAAGCAGCCGATCCGCCCACATTTTTCCGATACCTACCTCATCCTGCCGGACGAAAAGGTGCAGCTGGCGCTCGTCGCCGACAATCCGGGCGACTGGGTGTTCCATTGCCACATCATCGAACACCAGAAGACCGGCATGACGAGTTATGTGCGTGTAACCTGA
- a CDS encoding M10 family metallopeptidase C-terminal domain-containing protein → MSTITSNISRTLNGSTAFTVGTDTYTWSGRRLETLNITAPDDAPLRTVNLTLSSKSWGADLLQFRGNANVTINDTTTGVSDTDRVSIDFISFGSTGSNSLTLVNAEAAVIKGFGGKETIKIGYFAEAVLLGRGDDTLILTGDGEVDQVNLGRGNDKLTTTNGGVGTVDMARGNDIVTLGMGGAQFINLGRDADTIKFNALTSSAIVEGGEGISDDLPGAKDSDTVDFSAFSSALTIDLNGRSYVDGAAGSILINNFENATGGKGKDTIIADVEVNVLKGGTAADTFVFESKTAAHGDKILDFSQTEKDKISLSAIDANTVLSGNQAFTFIGTAAFSDKAGQLRYELTSGDTIIQGDINGDGVRDFSIILDASVALKVGDFIL, encoded by the coding sequence GTGAGCACCATTACTTCGAATATCAGCAGGACGCTTAACGGTTCGACGGCGTTCACGGTGGGCACCGACACCTACACGTGGTCTGGTCGCCGGCTGGAAACGCTGAACATAACGGCGCCGGATGACGCTCCACTCCGCACGGTGAACCTGACGCTCAGCAGCAAGTCATGGGGGGCAGACTTGCTGCAATTTCGTGGAAACGCCAACGTCACCATAAACGACACAACGACCGGAGTAAGCGATACTGATCGGGTCAGCATCGACTTCATTTCCTTCGGCAGCACGGGTTCGAATTCGCTCACTCTCGTGAATGCGGAAGCAGCCGTCATAAAAGGCTTCGGAGGCAAGGAAACCATTAAAATCGGCTATTTTGCCGAGGCGGTGCTGCTCGGCCGGGGCGATGATACGTTGATTTTGACCGGCGACGGCGAAGTCGATCAGGTGAATCTCGGCCGTGGCAATGATAAGTTGACGACGACCAACGGGGGAGTCGGGACGGTTGATATGGCGCGTGGCAACGATATCGTCACCCTCGGCATGGGCGGTGCCCAGTTTATCAATCTCGGGCGCGACGCAGACACCATTAAATTCAATGCTCTGACATCGAGTGCCATCGTCGAGGGTGGCGAAGGCATTTCCGACGATCTGCCGGGGGCAAAGGATTCCGATACGGTAGATTTTTCTGCGTTCTCGAGCGCATTGACCATCGACCTGAATGGGCGATCCTATGTGGACGGCGCCGCCGGCTCCATTCTCATCAACAACTTCGAGAACGCGACGGGCGGCAAAGGCAAGGATACGATCATCGCCGACGTTGAGGTCAATGTCCTCAAGGGTGGCACCGCTGCCGACACCTTCGTTTTCGAAAGCAAGACGGCTGCCCATGGCGACAAGATCCTCGACTTCAGCCAGACGGAAAAGGACAAGATCAGCCTCTCGGCCATCGACGCCAACACGGTATTGAGCGGCAACCAGGCCTTCACCTTCATCGGCACCGCGGCCTTCAGCGACAAGGCAGGCCAGTTGCGCTACGAGCTGACATCCGGCGACACCATCATCCAGGGCGATATCAATGGCGATGGCGTCAGGGATTTCTCCATCATCCTCGACGCCAGCGTCGCTCTCAAGGTGGGTGATTTCATTCTCTAA
- a CDS encoding AraC family transcriptional regulator: protein MQVYSRKMVADHSAANAVAGAVDAPLERSCVEKDRIVIAPERAGIERIEARFRGKGFEPHRHDTYALGVTMAGIQTFRYRGEARFSLPGNVIVLHPDEMHDGGAGTDDGLTYRMMYIPPERFLPVTAERGRTLPFVASPVVADPRLARLLLEAIGSIDAAIEPLKLDEIVEEIAAALLDHAGLPQAHPGRLARAEVLRACDFLRENLSQQVGSTELEAVTGLDRFTLARQFRQLLGTSPHRYLVMRRLERAKGLIATGESLAEAAFASGFADQAHLNRHFKKALGMTPGRFAALAGGREG from the coding sequence ATGCAGGTATACTCCCGAAAAATGGTTGCGGACCACTCCGCGGCCAATGCGGTAGCAGGCGCCGTCGATGCGCCGCTTGAACGTTCGTGCGTGGAGAAGGACCGCATCGTCATCGCGCCGGAGCGTGCCGGCATCGAGCGCATCGAGGCGCGGTTCCGCGGCAAGGGCTTCGAGCCACACCGGCATGATACCTATGCGCTCGGCGTCACCATGGCCGGCATCCAGACCTTTCGCTATCGCGGCGAAGCGCGCTTCAGTCTCCCCGGCAATGTCATCGTTCTCCACCCGGACGAGATGCATGACGGCGGCGCCGGCACTGATGACGGGTTGACCTATCGCATGATGTACATCCCGCCCGAGCGTTTCTTGCCGGTGACGGCAGAGCGCGGCCGCACATTGCCCTTTGTCGCTTCGCCGGTCGTCGCTGATCCGCGATTGGCCCGGCTGTTGCTCGAAGCCATCGGCAGCATTGACGCGGCGATCGAGCCACTCAAGCTGGACGAGATCGTCGAAGAGATCGCCGCCGCGTTGCTCGACCATGCCGGTCTACCGCAAGCCCATCCAGGAAGGCTCGCCCGCGCGGAGGTGCTGCGGGCCTGCGATTTCCTGCGGGAGAACCTTTCGCAGCAGGTGGGTTCCACGGAACTGGAGGCGGTGACGGGACTGGACCGTTTCACCCTCGCCCGGCAGTTCCGCCAGTTGCTCGGCACCAGCCCGCACCGCTACCTCGTCATGCGCCGCCTGGAGCGGGCGAAGGGCCTGATCGCTACGGGCGAAAGCCTTGCCGAGGCCGCCTTTGCCAGTGGCTTCGCCGACCAGGCGCATCTCAACCGCCATTTCAAGAAGGCGCTCGGCATGACGCCGGGACGCTTTGCGGCGCTTGCCGGCGGTCGCGAAGGCTAA
- a CDS encoding DUF2000 family protein: protein MFDTKFAVILREDLEVWQKLNVTAFLSSGIIGQKPELIGEAYRDAAGNVYNALSAQPIIVLASDGATLSKIHARALEREVPAAVYIEEMFSTGHDAANRAVFATFGPSDAKIVGIALHSDKKTVDRITKGAKLHA, encoded by the coding sequence ATGTTCGATACCAAGTTCGCCGTCATCCTGCGCGAGGATCTGGAAGTCTGGCAGAAGTTGAATGTCACCGCGTTCCTGTCGAGCGGTATCATCGGCCAGAAGCCGGAGTTGATCGGCGAAGCCTACCGCGATGCCGCCGGCAATGTCTACAACGCCTTGAGCGCCCAGCCGATCATCGTGCTCGCGTCGGACGGCGCGACGCTGTCGAAGATCCATGCACGGGCGCTGGAGCGCGAGGTCCCTGCCGCCGTCTACATCGAAGAGATGTTTTCCACCGGCCACGACGCGGCCAACCGCGCCGTCTTCGCCACGTTCGGCCCGAGTGACGCCAAGATCGTCGGTATCGCGCTGCATTCCGACAAGAAGACGGTGGATCGCATCACAAAGGGGGCGAAACTGCACGCGTGA
- a CDS encoding calcium-binding protein yields the protein MAILKIQPLGNKGLDVNDIDIRLLGDYDFASTSATSARFFADDDNYALFQGRGFTYKKAGSTVLDITGGTVEKFYLSISGVKVFALTGLSLSASKLFDFFVAADPVGAFNYIFAGNDTIYATKFADILAAAGGDDTIYAGAGNDKVLGGSGNDLLQGEAGNDVLSGGSGNDKVFGGDGADSLTGESGNDMLEGGAGVDKLSGGAGADKLYGGDGNDILKGDADNDQLFGRLGNDVLEGGAGNDTLNGDSGNDSVNGGAGSDKLSGGAGADIFVFKSASDSTVAATGRDIILDFKQADGDRIDLKAIDANATLGGDQAFKFIGTAAFHKTAGELRYINSNGDTFVQGDINGDGKSDFMIAIDANLALKLADFIL from the coding sequence ATGGCTATTTTGAAGATTCAGCCCTTGGGGAATAAGGGCCTCGATGTAAACGACATCGATATCAGGCTGCTTGGTGACTATGATTTTGCGAGTACATCCGCGACGAGCGCAAGGTTCTTCGCCGATGACGACAACTATGCCCTCTTCCAGGGCCGCGGCTTCACATACAAGAAAGCGGGCTCTACAGTCCTCGATATCACAGGCGGCACAGTTGAGAAGTTCTATCTTTCCATCAGCGGGGTGAAAGTATTCGCGCTCACCGGGCTTTCGCTCTCCGCATCCAAGCTTTTCGACTTCTTCGTCGCCGCTGATCCCGTTGGAGCATTCAACTACATCTTTGCTGGCAATGACACGATCTACGCGACGAAGTTTGCCGACATTCTCGCCGCCGCAGGCGGTGACGACACGATTTATGCGGGCGCCGGCAACGACAAGGTTCTCGGCGGCTCCGGTAATGACCTGCTGCAGGGAGAGGCCGGCAACGACGTGCTTTCCGGTGGCTCGGGCAATGACAAGGTCTTTGGCGGTGACGGGGCCGATTCGCTTACGGGCGAAAGCGGCAACGACATGCTCGAAGGCGGTGCCGGGGTTGACAAGCTTTCCGGTGGAGCAGGCGCCGATAAACTCTATGGTGGCGACGGCAACGACATACTGAAGGGCGATGCCGACAATGATCAGCTCTTTGGCCGCCTTGGCAATGACGTGCTCGAAGGCGGTGCGGGCAACGACACGCTGAACGGCGATAGCGGCAACGACAGCGTGAACGGTGGGGCCGGCAGCGACAAGCTCTCCGGCGGCGCCGGTGCGGACATCTTCGTCTTCAAGTCCGCTTCGGACTCCACGGTCGCTGCGACTGGTCGCGACATAATCCTCGACTTCAAGCAGGCGGATGGCGACCGCATCGATCTTAAGGCGATCGACGCCAACGCCACGCTCGGCGGCGATCAGGCCTTCAAATTCATTGGAACGGCGGCGTTCCACAAGACGGCCGGCGAACTGCGCTACATCAACTCGAATGGCGACACTTTCGTTCAAGGCGATATCAATGGTGACGGCAAGTCCGACTTCATGATCGCCATCGACGCGAACCTTGCGCTGAAATTGGCCGATTTCATCCTCTGA
- a CDS encoding DUF922 domain-containing protein: MMRTVSFLAAVFLATGAGAQDWQAVERVVPYSVQGATGLEIYQSIGARGPQLGIARVIAHTGFKLTWTRKYERQGDACTITVNKPKLIITYTLPKLKSKLSGPLKDRWDTFISGVSAHEKVHGDFIKDMVKQIEAMSVGMTVENDPNCQKIRPQLQARLGELSQAQRARSRDFDQVELNDGGNVHQLILQLVDPR, from the coding sequence ATGATGCGGACAGTCTCCTTCCTCGCCGCCGTCTTTCTTGCGACAGGTGCCGGGGCACAGGATTGGCAGGCTGTCGAGCGAGTTGTGCCCTATTCCGTGCAGGGCGCGACGGGCCTGGAAATCTATCAGTCGATCGGCGCGCGCGGCCCGCAGCTCGGTATCGCCCGCGTCATCGCCCATACCGGTTTCAAGCTGACCTGGACGCGCAAATACGAGCGCCAGGGCGATGCCTGCACCATCACGGTCAACAAGCCGAAACTCATCATCACCTACACGCTGCCCAAGCTGAAATCGAAGCTTTCCGGGCCGCTGAAGGATCGCTGGGATACTTTCATCTCCGGTGTAAGCGCGCATGAAAAGGTGCATGGCGACTTCATCAAGGACATGGTGAAGCAGATCGAGGCGATGAGCGTCGGCATGACGGTGGAGAACGATCCGAACTGCCAGAAAATCCGCCCCCAGCTCCAGGCCCGCCTCGGCGAACTCTCGCAGGCCCAACGCGCCCGCAGCCGCGATTTCGATCAGGTCGAACTGAACGACGGCGGCAATGTACACCAACTGATTCTGCAGTTGGTTGACCCGAGATAA
- a CDS encoding Ppx/GppA phosphatase family protein encodes MVESEAQGRLPGIAPVSVVDIGSNSIRLVIYEGMSRSPAMLFNEKVMCGLGKGLARTGRMDQASVDRALASLHRFKALSKQARASTMFALATAAAREAENGPDFIHQAEMILGQKVRVLTGEEEAYFSALGIVSGFHDPDGIVGDLGGGSLELIDVAGGMIGKGITLPLGGIRLSEASGGSAAQARIVARKYLRTANLLKNGTGRAFYAVGGTWRSIGKLHMEVQNYPLHMMQGYELGFADAMDFLTDIVTAKDPKDPAYAAISKGRRNLLPFGAVAMQETIAIMKPSRVFFSAQGVREGYLYSLLPDREKARDPLLAAASELAILRARSPEHARELAEWTGRMMPLFGITENDEERRYREAACLLADISWRAHPDYRGLQALNLIAHGTFIGITHPGRAFIALTNYYRFEGLNDDAVSSSLAGIATPRLRELAKLVGGLLRILYLFSASMPGVVPHLVFRKASGSETDLELIVPSDYSELAGERLDGRLQQLAKLTGKKLAFRYQ; translated from the coding sequence ATGGTTGAATCTGAAGCCCAGGGGCGTTTGCCTGGAATTGCCCCGGTGTCAGTCGTGGATATCGGTTCGAACTCGATTCGCCTCGTCATCTACGAGGGAATGAGCCGTTCGCCGGCCATGCTGTTCAACGAGAAGGTCATGTGCGGTCTCGGAAAGGGGCTCGCCAGAACCGGCCGCATGGACCAGGCGAGCGTCGATCGTGCGCTCGCATCGCTGCACCGTTTCAAGGCGCTTTCCAAACAGGCCCGCGCCTCCACCATGTTCGCGCTCGCGACGGCGGCTGCGCGCGAGGCGGAAAACGGTCCCGATTTCATCCACCAGGCGGAAATGATCCTCGGCCAGAAGGTCCGGGTGCTGACCGGCGAGGAGGAAGCCTATTTCTCCGCACTCGGCATCGTCAGCGGCTTTCATGATCCCGACGGCATCGTCGGTGACCTCGGCGGCGGCTCGCTCGAACTGATCGACGTGGCCGGCGGCATGATCGGCAAGGGCATTACCCTGCCGCTCGGCGGCATCCGCCTGTCGGAAGCCTCCGGTGGTTCCGCCGCACAGGCCCGCATCGTCGCCCGCAAGTACCTGCGCACCGCCAACCTCCTGAAAAACGGCACCGGCCGCGCCTTCTACGCCGTCGGCGGCACCTGGCGCTCCATCGGCAAGCTGCACATGGAAGTGCAGAACTATCCGCTGCACATGATGCAGGGCTACGAACTCGGCTTCGCCGACGCGATGGATTTCCTCACCGATATCGTCACGGCCAAGGATCCGAAGGATCCGGCCTATGCGGCGATCTCCAAGGGCCGTCGCAACCTCTTGCCCTTCGGCGCCGTCGCCATGCAGGAGACGATCGCCATCATGAAACCCTCGCGGGTCTTCTTCTCCGCGCAGGGTGTGCGCGAAGGCTATCTCTATTCCCTGCTGCCCGACCGGGAAAAGGCGCGCGACCCGCTGCTCGCCGCGGCCAGCGAACTCGCCATCCTGCGCGCCCGTTCGCCGGAGCACGCCCGCGAGCTTGCCGAATGGACCGGCCGCATGATGCCGCTGTTCGGCATTACCGAAAACGACGAGGAGCGCCGCTACCGTGAAGCTGCCTGCCTGCTGGCCGATATCAGCTGGCGCGCGCATCCGGATTACCGGGGCCTGCAGGCGCTGAACCTCATCGCGCACGGCACCTTTATCGGCATCACCCATCCTGGCCGCGCCTTCATCGCGCTCACCAACTACTACCGCTTCGAGGGCCTCAATGACGACGCCGTCAGCAGTTCGCTGGCGGGCATTGCAACACCGCGCCTGCGCGAACTCGCAAAGCTCGTCGGTGGCCTGCTGCGTATCCTCTATCTCTTCTCCGCCTCGATGCCCGGCGTCGTGCCGCATCTCGTTTTCCGCAAGGCGAGCGGATCGGAGACGGATCTCGAACTGATCGTGCCGTCGGATTATTCCGAACTTGCCGGTGAACGCCTCGACGGGCGCCTCCAGCAGCTTGCCAAGCTGACCGGCAAGAAACTCGCCTTCCGTTACCAGTGA
- a CDS encoding esterase-like activity of phytase family protein yields MTKHLFTTAALSLLMTTAALAADKEFPATLKAHAILPANTIIAAPADAADYLKTSGKFSTADRKRVDALGTVMGKDGVRETGLALPFDGQPMQGFSGIKTMEDGTFWTLSDNGFGNKLNSTDAMLMIHNVRFDWDKGTLEPVKTVFLSDPDKKAPFPIVMEGAEKRYLTGGDFDVESIQPTADGFWIGEEFGPYILKFDLDGKLTDVIATQVDGKPVTSPDNPTLAVQADPSKKMPAFNVKRSGGYEGLAMSKDGAKLYGLLEGPLWVDSESVEQADGRPALRIIELDVASKAWTGRSWLYPLAEGGEAIGDFNMLDATTALVIERDNGVGTADKACADPKDPKPDCFATASKVKRIYKIAMTDENVGKAVRKIGYIDLLKIADPDNKKRQGGGEGFYDMPFVTIENVDRVDETHIIVGNDNNLPFSAGRALDKADDNEFVLLDVSEFLRAE; encoded by the coding sequence ATGACCAAACATCTTTTCACCACCGCCGCTCTTTCGCTTCTGATGACGACCGCGGCACTCGCCGCCGACAAGGAATTTCCCGCCACGCTGAAGGCCCACGCGATCCTTCCGGCCAACACGATCATCGCCGCCCCGGCCGACGCTGCCGACTACCTGAAGACCTCCGGCAAGTTTTCGACCGCAGACCGCAAGCGCGTCGATGCGCTGGGTACCGTCATGGGCAAGGATGGCGTGCGCGAGACCGGCCTTGCGCTGCCCTTCGACGGCCAGCCGATGCAGGGTTTTTCGGGTATCAAAACGATGGAAGACGGCACGTTCTGGACGCTCTCCGACAACGGCTTCGGCAACAAGCTAAACTCTACCGACGCCATGCTGATGATCCACAATGTGCGCTTCGACTGGGACAAGGGCACGCTTGAACCGGTGAAGACCGTGTTCCTCTCCGACCCGGACAAGAAGGCGCCCTTCCCGATCGTCATGGAAGGCGCGGAAAAACGCTATCTCACGGGCGGCGACTTCGACGTCGAATCCATCCAGCCAACGGCCGATGGTTTCTGGATCGGCGAGGAATTCGGTCCTTACATCCTGAAGTTCGATCTCGACGGCAAGCTGACGGACGTGATCGCGACGCAGGTCGATGGCAAGCCGGTCACCTCGCCGGACAACCCGACGCTCGCCGTACAGGCCGATCCCTCCAAGAAGATGCCGGCCTTCAACGTGAAACGCTCCGGCGGTTATGAGGGCCTTGCCATGTCGAAGGACGGCGCGAAGCTCTATGGCCTGCTGGAAGGCCCGCTCTGGGTCGACAGCGAATCGGTCGAACAGGCGGACGGCCGCCCGGCGCTGCGCATCATCGAACTCGACGTCGCGTCCAAGGCCTGGACGGGCCGAAGCTGGCTCTATCCGCTTGCCGAAGGCGGCGAGGCGATCGGCGACTTCAACATGCTGGACGCCACCACCGCCCTGGTGATCGAGCGCGACAACGGCGTCGGCACGGCCGACAAGGCCTGCGCCGACCCGAAGGATCCCAAGCCGGATTGCTTTGCCACCGCATCCAAGGTCAAGCGCATCTACAAGATCGCCATGACCGACGAAAACGTCGGCAAGGCCGTCCGCAAGATCGGCTATATCGACCTCCTGAAGATCGCCGACCCGGACAACAAGAAGCGCCAGGGCGGCGGGGAAGGCTTCTACGACATGCCGTTCGTGACGATCGAGAATGTCGACCGCGTGGACGAGACCCATATCATCGTCGGCAACGACAACAACCTGCCCTTCTCCGCCGGCCGCGCACTCGACAAGGCGGACGACAACGAGTTCGTGCTGCTGGACGTGAGCGAGTTTCTGAGGGCCGAGTGA